One window of the Archangium primigenium genome contains the following:
- a CDS encoding DUF6310 domain-containing protein, which produces MGHGLGACGYQLVVGIRHASHREALLKEDATLKVVVTGC; this is translated from the coding sequence ATGGGCCATGGGCTTGGTGCCTGTGGTTACCAACTCGTGGTGGGGATCCGTCATGCCTCGCACCGAGAAGCATTGCTCAAAGAAGATGCCACCTTGAAGGTCGTTGTGACAGGGTGCTGA
- a CDS encoding protein-disulfide reductase DsbD family protein yields the protein MDTKKKVGLAAVMALGVAVIPWLVPTGPSAGLDAARFLESGSLALGAAVVFAGGLLTAMTPCVYPLIPITVSVFGARQAEGRGKALLLTSAYIVGMGVVFSALGVLAAKTGQAFGSLLGSPVVVTGLAVFLLALACSMFGAFELALPSAVQERLTTVGGSGVTGAFLMGSVSGFLAAPCTGPVLTGLLAFVAKSQSTGLGAALLFVYALGIGVPFFLIGVFTVRLPRSGVWMEWVKSVLGIVLVALAFNYLKDAFPAVGGALKGVLAQVGQTPGTVLAAGLAGLGVVLGAIHLSFKEGPRDFTFKTFGVSLVVLALVLRGGALDEKGAGELWVKLGWAEPARAPTFAWSAVLPAHGQEFSPEAFEQLLVRARSEGKPVMIDFFADWCAACKELDRETYPAGEVISESERFLNVKVDATRASDALDALMERFEVEGLPTVAFVSSKGESLRAPRVTGFLKARPFVEEMKKVD from the coding sequence ATGGACACGAAGAAGAAGGTGGGCCTCGCGGCGGTGATGGCCCTGGGCGTGGCGGTCATTCCCTGGCTGGTGCCCACCGGGCCGAGCGCGGGGCTGGACGCGGCGCGCTTCCTGGAGTCGGGCAGTCTGGCGCTGGGCGCGGCGGTGGTGTTCGCCGGCGGCCTGCTCACCGCGATGACGCCGTGCGTCTATCCGCTCATCCCCATCACCGTGTCCGTCTTCGGCGCGCGGCAGGCGGAGGGCCGGGGCAAGGCGCTGCTGCTGACGAGCGCCTACATCGTCGGCATGGGCGTGGTGTTCAGCGCCCTGGGCGTGCTGGCGGCCAAGACGGGCCAGGCCTTCGGCTCGCTCTTGGGCAGTCCCGTGGTGGTGACGGGGCTCGCGGTGTTCCTCCTGGCGCTGGCGTGCTCCATGTTCGGCGCCTTCGAGCTGGCGCTGCCGAGCGCCGTGCAGGAGCGGCTCACCACGGTGGGTGGCTCGGGCGTGACGGGCGCCTTCCTCATGGGCAGCGTGTCCGGCTTCCTCGCGGCGCCGTGCACCGGGCCCGTGCTCACGGGGCTGCTCGCCTTCGTGGCCAAGTCGCAGAGCACCGGGCTCGGCGCGGCGCTGCTCTTCGTCTACGCGCTGGGCATCGGCGTGCCCTTCTTCCTCATTGGCGTCTTCACCGTGCGCCTGCCGCGCAGCGGGGTGTGGATGGAGTGGGTGAAGAGCGTGCTGGGCATCGTCCTGGTGGCGCTCGCCTTCAATTACCTCAAGGACGCGTTCCCGGCGGTGGGCGGGGCGCTCAAGGGCGTGCTCGCGCAGGTGGGCCAGACGCCGGGCACCGTCCTGGCCGCGGGGCTCGCGGGCCTGGGCGTGGTGCTGGGCGCCATCCACCTGTCCTTCAAGGAGGGGCCCCGGGACTTCACCTTCAAGACCTTCGGGGTGTCGCTGGTGGTGCTGGCGCTCGTCCTGCGCGGTGGGGCCCTGGACGAGAAGGGCGCGGGCGAGCTCTGGGTGAAGCTCGGGTGGGCCGAGCCGGCCCGGGCGCCCACGTTCGCCTGGAGCGCGGTGCTGCCCGCGCACGGCCAGGAGTTCTCCCCCGAGGCCTTCGAGCAGTTGCTCGTGCGCGCCCGGAGCGAGGGCAAGCCGGTGATGATCGACTTCTTCGCGGACTGGTGCGCGGCCTGCAAGGAGCTGGACCGGGAGACGTACCCGGCCGGGGAGGTCATCTCCGAGTCCGAGCGCTTCCTCAACGTGAAGGTGGACGCCACGCGGGCGAGCGACGCCCTGGACGCGCTGATGGAGCGCTTCGAGGTGGAGGGCCTGCCCACGGTGGCGTTCGTCTCGTCCAAGGGCGAGAGCCTGCGCGCGCCGCGGGTGACGGGCTTTCTCAAGGCCCGTCCCTTCGTGGAGGAGATGAAGAAGGTCGACTAG
- the hscB gene encoding Fe-S protein assembly co-chaperone HscB, with product MKCWNCDKESEGRPFCNACGKIAGRIAGTSHFAIFGLPPSHDVAVESLERQYRELSLKLHPDRFAQAEARERRLSLEQTTALNDAYKTLKDTTRRAFYLLSLHGVDLDREDTDAQKRMPLEFLEEVMDLREALDAAIAARDAGRVQRMAQDVGTRRSGALQEAVEALRGLEKSPGEPETVKKASHALGRVRYFTRFLEQVDAFEEEMLA from the coding sequence GTGAAGTGCTGGAACTGTGACAAGGAGTCGGAGGGCCGCCCGTTCTGCAACGCCTGCGGGAAGATCGCGGGCCGGATCGCGGGCACCTCCCACTTCGCCATCTTCGGGCTGCCGCCGAGCCATGACGTGGCCGTGGAGTCGCTGGAGCGGCAGTACCGGGAGCTGTCGTTGAAGCTGCACCCGGACCGCTTCGCCCAGGCCGAGGCGCGCGAGCGCCGCCTGTCGCTGGAGCAGACCACCGCGCTCAACGACGCCTACAAGACGCTCAAGGACACCACGCGCCGCGCCTTCTACCTGCTCTCCCTGCACGGGGTGGACCTGGACCGCGAGGACACGGACGCCCAGAAGCGCATGCCCCTCGAATTCCTCGAGGAGGTGATGGACCTGCGCGAGGCGCTCGACGCGGCCATCGCGGCCCGGGACGCCGGGCGCGTGCAGCGCATGGCCCAGGACGTGGGCACGCGGCGCTCCGGGGCGCTCCAGGAGGCGGTGGAGGCCCTGCGGGGGCTGGAGAAGTCGCCCGGGGAGCCCGAGACGGTGAAAAAGGCGTCGCACGCCCTGGGTCGGGTGCGCTACTTCACGCGCTTCCTCGAGCAGGTGGACGCGTTCGAGGAGGAGATGCTGGCGTGA
- a CDS encoding DUF5953 family protein, with protein MPSASDQLVMTVFTTPLERGDGRPLAVVQAMEHSFPGLHLVWDVTEDGQLLKLPRREQWFSEAVARGDFPLVCNGDESYPVMVYGIPRDAVSPAGQSALSIHGKLPLESQAIRAAVGTLEGVGEAARGWWGDMSPSAVVLMVAEQVWHPFSAPHTPPLGLPLLKPPDEFDSPLIPYRLGWVNYWSAATAQLLGFPDLSRDGLLLARSRRTASGGWVVPLTEEPLDLDNPRHLDALRLAYVRFPAIRGRSCP; from the coding sequence ATGCCAAGCGCGAGCGACCAGTTGGTCATGACTGTTTTCACGACCCCCCTTGAAAGAGGTGATGGTCGCCCTCTGGCCGTGGTCCAGGCCATGGAGCACTCCTTCCCTGGGCTTCACCTGGTCTGGGATGTTACCGAGGACGGACAACTCCTGAAATTGCCACGGCGCGAGCAATGGTTTTCCGAGGCGGTCGCGCGTGGCGATTTTCCGCTCGTCTGCAATGGTGACGAGTCTTACCCGGTGATGGTTTACGGAATCCCAAGAGACGCTGTTTCTCCGGCGGGTCAGTCCGCGCTGAGCATCCATGGGAAATTGCCATTGGAATCACAAGCCATTCGGGCGGCGGTGGGCACGTTGGAGGGGGTGGGTGAAGCCGCTCGCGGCTGGTGGGGAGACATGAGCCCCAGTGCCGTGGTGCTCATGGTCGCGGAGCAAGTCTGGCATCCGTTCTCCGCGCCCCATACGCCGCCGCTTGGACTTCCCCTGCTCAAGCCCCCGGACGAATTCGACTCCCCCTTGATTCCGTACCGCCTGGGATGGGTGAACTACTGGTCGGCCGCCACCGCCCAACTCCTGGGGTTTCCCGACCTCTCGCGAGACGGGCTACTGCTCGCGCGCTCGCGGCGCACGGCCTCGGGCGGCTGGGTGGTGCCCCTCACGGAAGAGCCCCTGGACCTGGACAACCCCCGGCATCTGGACGCGCTCCGTCTCGCCTATGTGCGCTTTCCAGCCATCAGGGGTCGTTCCTGTCCTTGA
- a CDS encoding DUF1990 family protein yields MCSVNVDGEVGMEGVQANERLQDGLQCATDGAGPLLQRDYWALIERSRYTPEEVMEFVSARFPEFPPEALVVFERLGGGDGPLEVGEELKVDIRGAGECRVRIIHRDAQSFTIATLPGHPEAGRITFGAYRNDEGDVIFHIRSRARSGSGIIYLGFYSGGEAMQTNTWTDFVNNVALTCGEGVIGFIHAETTVMEKAHEDADDIQGPTYLARGDEA; encoded by the coding sequence ATGTGCTCCGTCAACGTGGACGGGGAGGTGGGGATGGAGGGCGTGCAGGCGAACGAGCGGCTCCAAGACGGATTGCAGTGCGCGACGGACGGGGCCGGCCCCCTGCTGCAGCGGGACTACTGGGCCCTCATCGAGCGCAGCCGGTACACCCCCGAGGAGGTGATGGAGTTCGTGTCCGCGCGCTTCCCCGAGTTCCCCCCCGAGGCGCTGGTCGTCTTCGAGCGGCTGGGCGGGGGAGACGGGCCGCTGGAGGTCGGCGAGGAGCTGAAGGTGGACATCCGGGGCGCGGGCGAGTGTCGGGTGCGCATCATCCACCGGGACGCCCAGAGCTTCACCATCGCCACCCTGCCGGGACACCCCGAGGCGGGCCGCATCACCTTTGGCGCCTACCGGAATGACGAGGGCGACGTCATCTTCCACATCCGAAGCCGGGCGCGCTCCGGCTCGGGGATCATCTACCTGGGGTTCTACAGCGGCGGCGAGGCCATGCAGACGAACACCTGGACCGACTTCGTCAACAACGTGGCGCTCACGTGTGGCGAGGGCGTCATCGGCTTCATCCACGCGGAGACCACCGTGATGGAGAAGGCGCACGAGGACGCGGACGACATCCAGGGACCCACCTATCTCGCGCGTGGAGACGAGGCATGA
- a CDS encoding SPFH domain-containing protein produces the protein MSTNDKRMVKVNAAGSLAVSVGEPPPLPRNEVRQDLARVEPEGRYPNGWRAGKPEEDPEKMKKWGLITARPSEFLIHMRRGRVREVSGQGASCFKLPGDAVAIVPTSVQRLRFTADQVTSEKVGVQVTGLAVYRIVDPLVAFRMLNFSFPERAQQKLAELLGEMFVGAVRRLVANLTVEECLTRRKEGLAEELMREIAPVVSGRGRLEDRADTGWGVVLDTIEIQDVRVLSEVVFANMQARYRQEQERVAREAELAKERFIRREEAEVERQISLTRLATEEEVRQKRQEAEEQAKLESLAVESRVEEARVAKERGTRQAQVSLEREVALAKLNAEREVREQKARSEEAQTLTRLESERRMAEAQQENERALAAAQAKGALERMQLEQEAEATRVEHERRMKALQAQAEAEALLLERQALASRHESRMAELHQEEERARSQARAAEARCAIAEAELSLAEMDARKARMAQEPELARAKALKEIDNTLSPESIQLVLAQQLPQVAAAFQQKMGEVHVTAVDGANPFGYIAAAVEGVMGLARSAGLQVPEKKG, from the coding sequence ATGAGCACGAACGACAAGCGGATGGTGAAGGTGAACGCGGCGGGTTCCCTGGCGGTGTCGGTGGGAGAGCCGCCGCCCCTGCCGCGCAACGAGGTGCGCCAGGACCTGGCCCGGGTGGAGCCCGAGGGGCGCTACCCGAACGGTTGGCGGGCCGGCAAGCCGGAGGAGGATCCGGAGAAGATGAAGAAGTGGGGCCTCATCACCGCCCGCCCGAGCGAGTTCCTCATCCACATGCGCCGGGGCCGGGTGCGCGAGGTGAGCGGGCAGGGCGCCTCCTGCTTCAAGCTGCCCGGGGACGCGGTGGCCATCGTGCCCACGAGCGTGCAGCGGCTGCGCTTCACGGCGGATCAGGTGACGAGCGAGAAGGTCGGCGTGCAGGTGACGGGGCTGGCGGTCTACCGGATCGTCGACCCGTTGGTGGCCTTCCGGATGCTCAACTTCTCCTTTCCCGAGCGGGCGCAGCAGAAGCTGGCCGAGCTGCTCGGGGAGATGTTCGTGGGCGCGGTGCGGCGCCTGGTGGCCAACCTCACCGTGGAGGAGTGCCTCACGCGGCGCAAGGAGGGCCTGGCCGAGGAGCTGATGCGGGAGATCGCCCCGGTGGTGTCGGGGCGGGGGCGGCTGGAGGACCGCGCGGACACGGGCTGGGGCGTGGTCCTGGACACGATTGAGATTCAGGACGTGCGGGTGCTGTCGGAGGTGGTGTTCGCGAACATGCAGGCGCGCTACCGCCAGGAGCAGGAGCGGGTGGCGCGCGAGGCGGAATTGGCCAAGGAGCGCTTCATCCGCCGCGAGGAGGCGGAGGTGGAGCGGCAGATCTCCCTCACGCGCCTGGCGACGGAGGAGGAGGTCCGCCAGAAGCGGCAGGAGGCCGAGGAGCAGGCGAAGCTCGAGTCCCTGGCGGTGGAGTCGCGCGTGGAGGAGGCGCGGGTGGCCAAGGAGCGGGGCACGCGGCAGGCGCAGGTGTCCCTGGAGCGCGAGGTGGCCCTGGCGAAGCTCAACGCCGAGCGCGAGGTGCGCGAGCAGAAGGCGCGCTCGGAGGAGGCGCAGACGCTGACGCGGCTGGAGTCCGAGCGGCGCATGGCGGAGGCGCAGCAGGAGAACGAGCGGGCCCTGGCGGCGGCGCAGGCCAAGGGCGCGCTGGAGCGGATGCAGCTGGAGCAGGAGGCGGAGGCCACGCGGGTGGAGCACGAGCGGCGGATGAAGGCGCTCCAGGCGCAGGCGGAGGCGGAGGCGCTGTTGCTCGAGCGGCAGGCGCTGGCGTCGCGGCACGAGTCGCGCATGGCGGAGCTGCACCAGGAGGAGGAGCGGGCGCGCTCGCAGGCGCGGGCGGCGGAGGCCCGGTGCGCCATCGCCGAGGCGGAGCTGTCGCTGGCGGAGATGGACGCGCGCAAGGCGCGCATGGCGCAGGAGCCGGAGCTGGCGCGGGCCAAGGCGCTCAAGGAGATCGACAACACGCTGTCGCCCGAGTCCATCCAGCTGGTGCTGGCGCAGCAGTTGCCGCAGGTGGCGGCGGCCTTCCAGCAGAAGATGGGCGAGGTGCACGTGACGGCGGTGGATGGGGCCAATCCCTTTGGCTACATCGCCGCGGCGGTGGAGGGCGTCATGGGTCTGGCGCGCTCGGCGGGCCTCCAGGTGCCGGAGAAGAAGGGGTGA
- a CDS encoding IscS subfamily cysteine desulfurase produces the protein MLKLPIYMDNHATTPMDPRVLEAMLPYLREDFGNAASRNHAFGWKAEAAVELARKHVGALIGASDKEIVFTSGATESDNLAIKGVVEFYKDKGDHIITLKTEHKAVLDTCKRLERVRQERLDELKMLRLMQLTGGPVSREDLATLAIKHDLDNDAAYQQWAALPTGGARVTYLEVEKDGRVDLRKLEAAMTDKTILVSIMLANNEIGTVQPIAEIGRMCRQRGILFHCDAVQGVGKVPFDVEAMQVDLVSLSAHKMYGPKGVGALYVRRKPRVRIAPLIDGGGHERGMRSGTLNVASIVGFGEAARLAREEMAEEAVRLNRLRERLRKGIAEKLDLLTVNGSQEHRLPGNLNISFAYVEGEALMMAIKDVAVSSGSACTSASLEPSYVLRACGVEEEMAHSSIRFGLGRFNTEEEVDFVIQLMVDKVNRLREMSPLYEMAKEGIDLKSIEWTAH, from the coding sequence ATGCTGAAGCTGCCCATCTACATGGACAACCACGCCACCACGCCGATGGACCCGCGCGTGCTGGAGGCCATGCTGCCCTACCTGCGCGAGGACTTCGGCAATGCCGCGTCGCGCAATCACGCGTTTGGCTGGAAGGCCGAGGCGGCGGTGGAGCTGGCGCGCAAGCACGTGGGCGCGCTGATCGGCGCGTCGGACAAGGAGATCGTCTTCACCTCGGGCGCCACCGAGTCGGACAACCTCGCCATCAAGGGCGTGGTGGAGTTCTACAAGGACAAGGGCGACCACATCATCACGCTCAAGACCGAGCACAAGGCGGTGCTCGACACCTGCAAGCGCCTGGAGCGCGTGCGGCAGGAGCGGCTGGACGAGCTCAAGATGCTGCGGCTCATGCAGCTCACGGGCGGCCCGGTGTCGCGCGAGGATCTGGCCACGCTCGCCATCAAGCACGACCTGGACAACGACGCGGCCTACCAGCAGTGGGCGGCGCTGCCCACGGGCGGCGCGCGCGTGACGTACCTGGAGGTGGAGAAGGACGGCCGGGTGGACCTGCGCAAGCTCGAGGCGGCCATGACGGACAAGACCATCCTGGTTTCCATCATGCTGGCCAACAACGAGATCGGCACCGTGCAGCCCATCGCGGAGATTGGCCGGATGTGCCGCCAGCGCGGCATCCTCTTCCACTGCGACGCGGTGCAGGGCGTGGGCAAGGTGCCCTTCGACGTGGAGGCGATGCAGGTGGACCTGGTGTCGCTCTCCGCGCACAAGATGTATGGCCCCAAGGGCGTGGGCGCGCTGTACGTGCGCCGCAAGCCGCGGGTGCGCATCGCGCCGCTCATCGACGGCGGTGGGCATGAGCGCGGCATGCGCTCGGGCACGCTCAACGTGGCGTCCATCGTGGGCTTCGGCGAGGCGGCGCGCCTCGCCCGCGAGGAGATGGCCGAGGAGGCGGTGCGCCTCAACCGGCTGCGCGAGCGGCTGCGCAAGGGCATCGCGGAGAAGTTGGATCTGCTCACGGTGAACGGCTCGCAGGAGCACCGGCTGCCGGGCAACCTGAACATCTCCTTCGCCTACGTGGAGGGCGAGGCGCTGATGATGGCCATCAAGGACGTGGCGGTGTCGTCGGGCTCGGCGTGCACGTCGGCCTCGCTCGAGCCGTCCTACGTGCTGCGCGCCTGCGGCGTGGAGGAGGAGATGGCGCACAGCTCCATCCGCTTCGGCCTGGGCCGCTTCAACACCGAGGAAGAAGTCGACTTCGTCATCCAGCTCATGGTGGACAAGGTGAACCGTCTGCGCGAGATGAGCCCGCTGTACGAGATGGCCAAGGAAGGCATCGACCTCAAGAGCATCGAGTGGACGGCGCACTGA
- the iscU gene encoding Fe-S cluster assembly scaffold IscU codes for MAYSDKVIDHYENPRNVGSLDKADPNVGTGLVGAPACGDVMRLQLKISDEGIIEDARFKTFGCGSAIASSSLVSEWVKGKTVDEALTISNKDVARELALPPVKIHCSVLAEDAIKAAIDDFKKKRQARNKA; via the coding sequence ATGGCCTATAGCGACAAAGTCATCGACCACTACGAGAACCCCCGCAACGTCGGCTCGCTCGACAAGGCGGACCCCAACGTCGGCACGGGCCTGGTCGGCGCGCCGGCGTGCGGCGACGTGATGCGCCTGCAGCTGAAGATCAGCGACGAGGGCATCATCGAGGACGCGCGCTTCAAGACGTTCGGCTGCGGCTCGGCCATCGCGTCCAGCTCGCTGGTGAGCGAGTGGGTGAAGGGCAAGACGGTGGACGAGGCGCTGACCATCTCCAACAAGGACGTGGCCCGGGAGCTGGCGCTGCCGCCGGTGAAGATCCACTGTTCGGTGTTGGCCGAGGACGCCATCAAGGCGGCCATCGACGACTTCAAGAAGAAGCGCCAGGCGCGCAACAAGGCCTGA
- a CDS encoding FG-GAP-like repeat-containing protein translates to MAGLFSNDRQADIAAFYDYGNANTGLWLLTATESGAFSPSLLWKSGAGGWAWDRTKLVSGDFTGDGKEDIAAFYDYGNANTGLWIFRATGKGSFSASLVWTSGPGNWIWSQCQLVAGDFTGDGRTDIAAFYDYGNANTGLWLFTQTETGTFSLSRPWLSGPGNWIWKNASPVAGDFTGDGRADIAAFYDYGNANTGLWLFTATGTGAFSLSRPWLSGPGNWIWKNASPVAGDFTGDGKADIAAFYNYGNANTGLWLFTATGTGAFSLSRPWLSGLGQWDWNRGRPVAGDFTGDGKADIAAFYFYDY, encoded by the coding sequence GTGGCGGGCCTCTTCTCGAACGATCGTCAGGCCGACATCGCGGCGTTCTATGATTATGGCAACGCGAACACAGGCCTCTGGCTGCTCACCGCGACAGAATCAGGCGCTTTCTCTCCTTCGCTGCTTTGGAAGAGCGGTGCTGGCGGTTGGGCGTGGGACAGAACCAAGCTGGTCTCTGGTGATTTCACGGGTGATGGGAAGGAAGACATCGCGGCGTTCTACGATTATGGCAACGCGAACACGGGCCTCTGGATCTTCCGGGCGACGGGTAAAGGGTCCTTCTCTGCGTCCCTGGTCTGGACGAGTGGCCCTGGGAACTGGATCTGGAGTCAGTGCCAACTGGTCGCCGGCGACTTCACGGGCGATGGGAGGACCGACATCGCGGCATTCTACGACTACGGCAACGCGAACACGGGCCTCTGGTTGTTCACTCAGACGGAGACGGGCACGTTTTCCCTCTCCCGGCCGTGGTTGAGTGGCCCGGGTAATTGGATATGGAAAAACGCCTCTCCCGTCGCCGGTGACTTCACGGGCGATGGCAGGGCCGACATCGCGGCGTTCTACGACTATGGCAACGCGAACACGGGCCTCTGGTTGTTCACCGCGACGGGGACGGGTGCGTTTTCCCTCTCCCGGCCGTGGTTGAGTGGCCCGGGTAATTGGATATGGAAAAACGCCTCTCCCGTCGCCGGTGACTTCACGGGCGATGGCAAGGCGGACATCGCGGCGTTCTACAACTACGGCAACGCGAACACGGGCCTCTGGTTGTTCACCGCGACGGGGACAGGTGCGTTTTCACTCTCCCGACCGTGGTTGAGTGGGCTGGGCCAATGGGACTGGAACAGAGGTCGGCCGGTGGCAGGGGATTTCACGGGTGACGGCAAGGCGGACATCGCGGCGTTCTACTTTTACGACTACTGA
- a CDS encoding DUF1990 family protein — protein sequence MTNVEWRWKSGWSDPELLSRLGRATTLPLNFEGEEKGMTAENGWSVVESQAVIGVDKPGPPKGEDGFALLKHAVTELGFSDPRIVRGHFDSAMPLLGRPMLLELRPLRFLRYLCPVRVRAVRSEQDETHTAYGFSIDTLAGHVESGREWFLLSKDHRTGELRFHIRATWREGEFPNWWSAVGFEVMGRRYQRAWHHLAHLRLRELLAKGHLAAHPSGETMQDTPLEVSRLPVQFHSQRGMSRALAKVEHEAESERGQDWLTTVGFGVLAGMRSMSAPAVLAYQYSVEPKAVPGGWGERVPWKKTAAVLGVLAAGELVADKTPWIPARIAPPALLGRVLSGALTGAAVAAPGRKLSPTRAVVGATAAVVATLGFYTLRRFATRRLGVPNVVAGLIEDAAAAAMGGKLFASLR from the coding sequence ATGACGAACGTCGAGTGGCGTTGGAAGTCGGGCTGGTCGGACCCGGAGCTGCTGTCCCGACTGGGCCGGGCCACCACCCTCCCCCTCAACTTCGAGGGCGAGGAGAAGGGCATGACGGCCGAGAACGGCTGGAGCGTGGTGGAGTCCCAGGCCGTCATCGGCGTGGACAAGCCGGGCCCGCCCAAGGGGGAGGACGGCTTCGCGCTGCTCAAGCACGCGGTGACGGAGCTGGGCTTCTCCGATCCGCGCATCGTGCGTGGCCACTTCGACAGCGCCATGCCCCTGCTCGGCCGCCCCATGCTGTTGGAGCTGCGCCCGCTGCGCTTCCTGCGCTACCTGTGTCCGGTGCGCGTGCGGGCCGTGCGCTCCGAGCAGGACGAGACCCACACGGCCTACGGCTTCAGCATCGACACGCTCGCCGGGCACGTGGAGTCGGGCCGGGAGTGGTTCCTGTTGAGCAAGGACCACCGCACGGGTGAGCTGCGCTTCCACATCCGGGCCACGTGGCGCGAGGGCGAGTTCCCCAACTGGTGGAGCGCGGTGGGCTTCGAGGTGATGGGCCGCCGCTACCAGCGCGCCTGGCACCACCTGGCGCACCTGCGCCTGCGCGAGCTGCTCGCCAAGGGCCACCTGGCGGCGCACCCCTCGGGCGAGACGATGCAGGACACGCCGCTGGAGGTGAGCCGGCTGCCGGTGCAGTTCCACTCGCAGCGCGGCATGAGCCGGGCGCTGGCGAAGGTGGAGCACGAGGCGGAGAGCGAGCGGGGCCAGGACTGGCTGACGACGGTGGGCTTCGGGGTGCTCGCGGGCATGCGGAGCATGAGCGCGCCGGCGGTGCTCGCCTACCAGTACTCGGTGGAGCCCAAGGCGGTGCCCGGAGGCTGGGGCGAGCGGGTGCCGTGGAAGAAGACGGCGGCGGTGCTGGGCGTGCTGGCCGCGGGCGAGCTCGTGGCGGACAAGACGCCGTGGATTCCCGCGCGCATCGCGCCGCCGGCGCTGCTGGGCCGGGTGCTGTCGGGCGCGCTGACGGGCGCGGCGGTGGCGGCGCCGGGCCGCAAGCTGTCGCCGACCCGCGCGGTGGTGGGCGCCACGGCGGCGGTGGTCGCGACGCTGGGCTTCTACACCCTGCGCCGCTTCGCCACGCGCCGCCTGGGCGTGCCCAACGTGGTGGCGGGCCTCATCGAGGACGCCGCGGCCGCCGCGATGGGCGGTAAGCTCTTCGCCTCGCTGCGCTGA
- a CDS encoding HesB/IscA family protein, with translation MNEQATGQTGQTTAPATPAPKPARGITLHDSAVVQLRRLLEERRTPEAGLRIAVRGGGCSGLAYVMEWSEKAREKDKIFEREGVRVFVDPKSYLYLLGTEIVYESTLMASGFKLNNPNVKGACGCGESFSI, from the coding sequence ATGAACGAGCAGGCGACAGGACAGACGGGCCAGACGACGGCGCCTGCCACCCCGGCCCCCAAGCCGGCGCGGGGCATCACGCTGCATGACAGCGCGGTGGTGCAGTTGCGCCGGCTGCTGGAGGAGCGGCGCACGCCCGAGGCGGGGCTGCGCATCGCGGTGCGGGGCGGTGGGTGCTCGGGGCTCGCGTACGTGATGGAGTGGTCGGAGAAGGCGCGCGAGAAGGACAAGATCTTCGAGCGCGAGGGCGTGCGCGTCTTCGTGGACCCGAAGAGCTACCTGTACCTGCTCGGCACGGAGATCGTGTACGAGTCCACGCTGATGGCCAGCGGCTTCAAGCTCAACAACCCCAATGTGAAGGGCGCGTGCGGCTGCGGCGAGAGCTTCTCCATCTGA